A part of Hippea maritima DSM 10411 genomic DNA contains:
- the hisA gene encoding 1-(5-phosphoribosyl)-5-[(5-phosphoribosylamino)methylideneamino]imidazole-4-carboxamide isomerase: MIIIPAIDLIEGKAVRLTRGRKDNIKIYHENPLKLVEYFNNLGVKRIHVVDLDAAFSGGEKNNLKLIEDIVQKSNAMVEVGGGMRSVEDVEKVLSAGAAKIVIGTMPIKNPQEFDKVVELFKNRIIAGVDVDNGFVRISGWQEDSQIEYISFLLKMKDRGIKEVIITDISRDGTLSGVDEEFYREIAVRTDLDIIVSGGVRDIDDIKRVKELEKFGVIGVIVGKAIYEKTLSLEEAVELCNA; the protein is encoded by the coding sequence ATGATAATAATTCCTGCTATAGATTTGATAGAAGGGAAAGCTGTAAGGCTTACTCGCGGTAGAAAGGACAATATTAAAATTTACCATGAAAACCCATTAAAATTGGTGGAGTATTTCAATAATCTGGGCGTTAAGCGTATCCATGTAGTTGATTTGGATGCAGCCTTTAGCGGAGGGGAAAAAAACAACTTGAAGCTTATAGAGGATATAGTGCAAAAGAGCAATGCAATGGTTGAAGTCGGTGGCGGTATGAGGAGTGTTGAAGATGTAGAAAAGGTTCTTTCAGCTGGGGCAGCTAAGATTGTTATAGGGACTATGCCCATTAAAAACCCTCAGGAGTTTGATAAGGTAGTTGAGCTTTTTAAGAATAGAATTATAGCTGGTGTTGATGTTGATAATGGCTTTGTAAGGATATCAGGTTGGCAGGAAGACAGCCAAATAGAGTACATATCATTTTTACTTAAAATGAAGGATAGGGGAATAAAAGAAGTTATTATAACTGACATAAGTAGGGATGGTACGCTAAGCGGCGTTGATGAGGAGTTTTACAGGGAAATAGCGGTAAGAACCGATTTGGACATTATAGTATCAGGCGGCGTTAGGGACATAGATGATATAAAAAGGGTAAAAGAACTTGAAAAATTCGGTGTTATTGGTGTTATAGTGGGTAAGGCAATTTATGAAAAAACTTTATCTTTAGAAGAAGCTGTGGAGTTGTGCAATGCTTAA
- a CDS encoding FtsW/RodA/SpoVE family cell cycle protein, which yields MNKLPWFRPSFVVLPYFLLLAIGIVEVWSSSYYFAFKKFSDPNFFLKREIVFVGLSIASAWFFSVLNYRFLKRISLILVIFALFLLVFLHVDGVSIRGATRWLRIGGFMFEPSGFAQLALLIYIADFISRKQQFKDDITRGVIPVAVVAGIFFLLIAVEPDVGSAALLIFVFLAMIYVFGYKFSHILLLIMPAVVVMGAVIYTNPNKVQRLINFFVTGKVNYQVEHALVALGSGGMFGVGVAKGIYKSLFVPDSYNDFIMAGIGEDFGFLGVIMVILLLVFLLSFMFQLSFRCKDIFGKALSFGIGALLSFEAIMNLFSVYHIMPPKGITMPFLSYGGTSLLIDGVLVGIVLSIYKRCPLNGEEA from the coding sequence ATGAACAAGCTCCCTTGGTTTAGGCCATCTTTTGTTGTTTTACCATATTTTCTTTTGCTTGCTATAGGTATAGTCGAGGTGTGGTCATCATCGTATTATTTTGCATTTAAGAAGTTTTCAGATCCCAATTTTTTCTTAAAAAGAGAGATTGTTTTTGTGGGATTATCAATTGCATCTGCCTGGTTTTTTTCTGTATTAAACTATAGATTTTTAAAAAGAATATCCTTGATTTTAGTTATTTTTGCTCTATTTTTGCTTGTGTTTTTACATGTAGATGGCGTTAGTATAAGAGGGGCGACCCGCTGGCTAAGAATAGGCGGGTTTATGTTTGAGCCCAGTGGGTTTGCCCAACTTGCCCTTTTAATATATATTGCCGATTTTATAAGTAGAAAGCAGCAGTTCAAAGATGATATAACTAGGGGCGTTATACCCGTTGCAGTTGTGGCTGGTATTTTCTTTTTACTTATTGCCGTTGAGCCGGATGTCGGTAGCGCTGCACTTTTAATCTTTGTGTTTTTGGCAATGATTTATGTATTTGGCTATAAATTTAGTCATATACTCTTGCTTATAATGCCTGCTGTTGTTGTTATGGGGGCTGTAATATATACAAACCCCAATAAGGTTCAGCGGCTTATAAACTTCTTTGTTACTGGAAAGGTAAACTATCAGGTTGAGCATGCCTTAGTGGCTTTAGGCAGTGGTGGAATGTTTGGTGTTGGTGTTGCGAAGGGTATATACAAAAGTCTTTTTGTGCCTGATTCTTATAACGATTTTATTATGGCTGGCATTGGTGAGGATTTTGGTTTTTTAGGTGTTATAATGGTGATTCTACTTTTGGTTTTTTTACTTTCTTTCATGTTTCAACTTTCTTTTAGGTGTAAAGATATATTTGGTAAGGCTTTGAGCTTTGGTATAGGTGCCCTTTTGTCTTTTGAGGCTATCATGAACCTATTTAGCGTTTATCATATAATGCCCCCGAAGGGTATAACTATGCCTTTTTTGAGTTACGGGGGTACTTCGCTTCTAATTGATGGTGTTTTGGTTGGTATTGTATTAAGTATTTATAAAAGGTGTCCGCTGAATGGAGAAGAAGCTTAA
- a CDS encoding histidine phosphatase family protein, translating into MEKKLKYLFKSDIYDIYIIRHPEVENHHKNVFNGHIDVDLSERGYKQAKELIRFFEDKSIGYVYSSPLKRCKIVAEGFSKAEVVIDDRLKERSFGIFESLRWEDIERLYPYEAEAFLKDPFFYRPEKGESFEDVRKRVVSFIKDRLKQLKGNILILAHGGVNRVFIKEFLSIQGNAVLNISQDYACINHFESDGDFVLAKLINGKVCFDRGI; encoded by the coding sequence ATGGAGAAGAAGCTTAAGTATTTGTTTAAAAGTGATATTTATGATATCTATATCATTAGGCATCCAGAGGTTGAAAACCATCATAAAAATGTGTTTAATGGACATATAGACGTTGATCTGTCTGAACGTGGATATAAACAGGCTAAAGAGTTGATTAGATTTTTTGAAGATAAAAGCATAGGCTATGTTTATAGTTCGCCTCTGAAAAGGTGTAAGATAGTAGCTGAAGGTTTTTCAAAGGCAGAGGTTGTTATAGATGATAGGTTAAAAGAACGTTCATTTGGCATATTTGAATCTTTGAGATGGGAGGATATAGAGAGGTTATATCCTTATGAGGCTGAAGCTTTTCTGAAAGACCCGTTTTTCTACAGACCTGAAAAAGGAGAAAGCTTTGAGGATGTGCGTAAGAGGGTTGTGAGTTTTATTAAAGATAGGCTAAAGCAACTAAAAGGTAATATTCTAATATTGGCACACGGAGGCGTTAATAGGGTTTTTATAAAGGAGTTTTTATCTATTCAGGGCAATGCAGTTTTAAATATATCGCAGGATTATGCCTGCATAAACCACTTTGAAAGCGATGGTGATTTTGTTTTGGCAAAACTTATAAATGGGAAGGTGTGTTTTGATAGGGGTATTTGA
- a CDS encoding STT3 domain-containing protein: protein MKQTSYFNFKLFLIFVLLVFSASFYFRYHQFSVWKTKPDVYFVKDYPAMTTLDAYYWLRYAKEYKNGSYYKSDNDTLRAYPEFTKKAKPIPLISFLIAWFSKITGMSIYLSGLMLVPILASLFVIPFALLFYEAKMPIAGLVGGFVGAFSWMYAIRTAMGRVDTDLLQLFFMFLGSYFVVKASLAEDRKRMYLYALLLGLNFLLFGWWYAHYGIDLVYFVVLIAFLIFRRVNLKDITVVCLLFIFFSNPLWFFSSLNSVIGFFTQYGKISSAAGGDFPNILKTITEAEHVAAAKVLSYILSSPVIDTLGLILSLFALVFARFYGVAVLPVFLLGMLAFRSSNRTVMFLAPFVGIGFGFLFDFILNRLKSDKFNSTLKNVISSLVVVVLVVGLGSFSAYKFVPRPSIAAPIVDSFLDLKDELDKAVIFSWWDYGYAIEDIDGFATYHDGGAHGGARTYLVAKALISDNQTLMHNIISFMNHYGVKPIMDNITKDNVSAGDAVKMAFGFNKPLKDNNNYVLFTQDMIGKYYAISYLGSWDFKKEKSYPDGYSFFACFGYKNGVFKCNRGDIDTKTGVIDGKLPIKRLVYVINGRIADEKTFNSRGVNVEICMNRIDKKVVVRFVLVCDDRVFESNFNKMYILGDYDSGLFEEVYNKFPTARVFRVK, encoded by the coding sequence ATGAAGCAGACGAGCTACTTCAATTTCAAGTTGTTCTTGATTTTTGTTTTGCTTGTTTTTTCTGCTTCGTTTTATTTTAGATACCATCAATTCAGCGTTTGGAAAACAAAGCCTGATGTGTATTTTGTTAAAGATTATCCTGCCATGACCACGCTTGATGCTTATTACTGGCTCAGGTATGCAAAGGAATACAAAAATGGCTCATACTATAAGTCTGACAATGATACCTTAAGGGCATATCCTGAATTTACAAAAAAAGCCAAACCTATTCCATTGATAAGCTTTTTGATAGCCTGGTTTTCAAAGATTACAGGTATGTCTATATATCTTAGTGGGCTAATGCTTGTTCCTATTCTGGCAAGTCTTTTTGTTATACCTTTTGCCCTTTTGTTTTATGAGGCCAAGATGCCTATAGCTGGCCTTGTTGGCGGTTTTGTAGGGGCTTTTTCCTGGATGTATGCAATAAGAACTGCAATGGGTAGGGTAGATACAGACCTCCTTCAGTTGTTTTTTATGTTTTTGGGTTCTTATTTTGTTGTGAAAGCATCGCTTGCAGAAGATAGAAAGAGAATGTATTTATATGCATTGCTACTCGGCTTGAACTTTTTGTTATTTGGTTGGTGGTATGCCCATTATGGCATAGACCTTGTTTATTTTGTTGTTTTGATTGCTTTTCTTATTTTCAGAAGGGTAAATTTAAAGGATATAACTGTAGTTTGCCTTCTGTTTATCTTCTTTTCCAATCCACTTTGGTTTTTTTCAAGTTTAAATAGCGTAATAGGTTTTTTTACCCAATACGGAAAAATAAGCTCTGCAGCTGGTGGGGATTTTCCAAACATACTAAAGACAATTACAGAGGCTGAGCATGTAGCAGCAGCAAAAGTGTTGAGTTATATTCTATCATCCCCCGTCATAGACACCCTAGGGCTTATTTTATCCCTTTTTGCCCTTGTTTTTGCGAGATTTTACGGTGTAGCTGTTTTGCCTGTATTTTTGCTTGGAATGCTGGCCTTTAGGAGTTCCAATAGGACAGTTATGTTTTTGGCACCTTTTGTTGGTATAGGCTTTGGTTTTCTGTTTGATTTTATTTTGAATAGATTAAAGAGTGATAAATTTAATTCTACTTTAAAGAATGTTATTTCCTCTTTGGTTGTTGTGGTTTTGGTTGTTGGGCTTGGCAGTTTTAGTGCGTATAAATTTGTACCAAGACCTTCCATAGCAGCGCCCATTGTTGATAGTTTTTTGGATTTAAAAGATGAGTTAGATAAGGCCGTTATATTTTCCTGGTGGGATTACGGCTATGCTATTGAAGATATAGATGGTTTTGCAACATATCATGATGGTGGTGCACATGGTGGGGCAAGAACATATCTTGTTGCTAAGGCGTTAATTAGCGACAATCAAACCCTTATGCATAACATAATATCGTTTATGAACCACTATGGTGTCAAACCCATAATGGATAACATAACAAAGGATAATGTATCGGCAGGGGATGCTGTCAAGATGGCATTTGGATTTAATAAGCCTTTGAAGGATAACAATAACTACGTTTTGTTTACGCAGGATATGATAGGTAAATATTATGCTATTAGCTATCTTGGCAGCTGGGATTTTAAGAAGGAGAAATCATATCCAGATGGATATTCCTTCTTTGCCTGTTTCGGTTATAAAAACGGTGTTTTTAAATGCAACAGGGGTGATATAGATACAAAGACAGGTGTGATAGATGGAAAACTGCCTATAAAGAGGCTGGTGTATGTTATTAATGGAAGAATAGCTGATGAAAAAACCTTTAACAGCAGGGGTGTAAATGTTGAAATATGCATGAACAGGATAGATAAAAAGGTTGTAGTTAGGTTTGTTTTGGTTTGTGATGATAGGGTATTTGAAAGCAACTTCAACAAGATGTATATATTGGGTGACTACGACAGTGGTTTGTTTGAGGAGGTTTACAATAAATTTCCAACAGCAAGGGTGTTTAGGGTTAAATAG
- the hisH gene encoding imidazole glycerol phosphate synthase subunit HisH — protein sequence MGLITIIDYESGNVRSVSKAIEFVGFNSKVTHNKEEILSSDGVVLPGVGAFGDCMDKLKKYRLVDVIYKVIEKKKPFLGICVGLHLLFEESEEFGIHKGFGLVKGRVVRFRGNGLKVPHMGWNTVNIKKQNKIFNGIKDNSFFYFVHSYYGVALDETEIASCDYGVSFTAAVNKDNMWGVQFHPEKSQGVGLKLLKNFCDICEGKL from the coding sequence ATGGGTTTAATAACGATTATTGACTATGAAAGCGGCAACGTGAGGAGTGTTTCCAAGGCAATTGAGTTTGTTGGTTTTAATTCTAAAGTGACGCACAACAAGGAAGAGATTCTCTCAAGCGATGGGGTTGTGTTACCTGGGGTGGGTGCTTTTGGCGATTGTATGGATAAGCTCAAAAAATACAGACTTGTTGATGTTATTTATAAGGTTATTGAAAAAAAGAAGCCGTTCTTAGGGATTTGTGTGGGCCTGCATCTTTTGTTTGAGGAGAGTGAGGAATTTGGAATCCACAAGGGGTTTGGACTTGTTAAAGGTAGGGTTGTGAGATTTAGGGGCAATGGCCTAAAGGTGCCACACATGGGTTGGAATACCGTTAATATAAAAAAACAAAACAAGATATTCAATGGCATAAAGGATAATAGTTTCTTTTATTTTGTTCACTCTTATTACGGAGTGGCTTTAGATGAAACAGAGATTGCAAGTTGTGATTACGGTGTTAGTTTTACTGCAGCTGTTAATAAGGATAATATGTGGGGGGTTCAATTTCACCCTGAAAAGAGCCAAGGGGTGGGATTGAAACTGTTAAAGAACTTTTGTGATATATGTGAGGGAAAGCTATGA
- the mraY gene encoding phospho-N-acetylmuramoyl-pentapeptide-transferase: MFYYIFYQKLTHIFSPFNVFHYITFRMIMASLTALGLSLWFGKILIPKLKSMQFEDSFKGYEPQTHKQKSGTPTVGGLIIWSGFFVSALMWIRFDSPLAWIVLLGSFLFMLIGFLDDFLKIKRGKNNGLKAKTKFFLQTIVALVVAFMIFRVEQILTGCAGCFYLPFIKHGVFDLGYFYLAVAVFVIVGSSNAVNLTDGLDGLATGPSLTTIFSLTVFAYATGNAIFAYYLHLPHVVGSGEISVLLAALAGSLLGFLWYNCYPAEVFMGDTGSLALGGFLGIVAVAIKEEVVLAIAGGIFVLETLSVIIQVASYKTRGERIFKMAPIHHHFELKGWPESKVIVRFWIISLVLALLSLTALKLR, encoded by the coding sequence ATGTTCTATTATATATTTTATCAAAAACTAACTCATATTTTTTCACCATTCAATGTTTTTCACTACATAACCTTTAGGATGATTATGGCATCACTTACAGCGCTTGGTTTATCTTTATGGTTTGGCAAAATCCTTATACCTAAACTTAAAAGCATGCAGTTTGAGGATAGTTTTAAGGGCTATGAGCCACAAACACACAAACAGAAAAGCGGTACTCCCACTGTGGGAGGGCTTATTATTTGGAGCGGCTTTTTTGTTTCAGCTTTGATGTGGATACGATTTGATTCACCGCTTGCTTGGATTGTTCTTTTGGGTAGTTTTTTGTTTATGCTTATAGGCTTTTTGGATGATTTTCTGAAGATAAAAAGAGGGAAAAACAATGGTCTAAAGGCCAAAACCAAGTTTTTTTTGCAAACGATTGTAGCGCTTGTTGTGGCGTTCATGATATTCAGGGTTGAGCAGATATTAACGGGGTGTGCAGGTTGTTTTTACTTACCTTTTATAAAACACGGAGTCTTTGATTTAGGTTATTTTTATCTGGCTGTGGCTGTTTTTGTGATAGTAGGCAGCTCAAACGCCGTTAATTTAACCGATGGCCTTGACGGGTTGGCCACGGGACCATCCTTAACAACCATATTTTCTTTGACTGTTTTTGCCTATGCAACGGGTAATGCTATTTTTGCTTACTATCTTCACCTACCGCATGTTGTTGGTTCAGGTGAAATAAGTGTATTACTTGCCGCTTTAGCCGGTTCTTTGCTTGGCTTTTTATGGTATAACTGCTATCCGGCTGAGGTGTTTATGGGCGATACAGGTTCTTTGGCTTTAGGTGGGTTTTTGGGTATAGTGGCTGTGGCTATTAAAGAGGAGGTTGTCCTTGCAATAGCCGGAGGCATATTTGTTCTGGAGACCCTGTCTGTAATTATTCAGGTTGCAAGCTATAAAACAAGAGGTGAGCGTATATTTAAGATGGCGCCGATTCATCACCACTTTGAGTTGAAGGGATGGCCTGAGTCTAAGGTTATTGTTAGGTTTTGGATAATATCTCTGGTTTTAGCTTTGCTGTCTTTGACGGCACTTAAATTGAGGTAG
- the murD gene encoding UDP-N-acetylmuramoyl-L-alanine--D-glutamate ligase produces the protein MRVGVVGFGRSGQAAYRLLKDKGFDVYAFDDRAELKGANLFGKGKINKFFEISFDEVVLSPGVKPSHPFVKHCRSNRIKLISELELGYRYAKGKIIAITGTNGKSTTVALVERILKGASKRVIACGNYGLPLSEAIYENAEYYVVEASSYQLEFIDKFKPNIAAILNIAFDHLSWHGSMDNYIEAKKKIFKNQLEDDFFIKNDSDSYIFDGKANLFLVSKRDRNADCFFEKNGVIVNRPEYLRIDKTGLFGSKVFENIAFAALIGLLCGIEKKTIKEVVGTMSNLEHRIEFVDEIDGVKFYNDSKATNLDAVEAAINSFDEGIKIVIILGGKHKGESYSRLLPLLEKRARAVVVYGEDRKVILNELDGFLPVPLPAVNIWGAVRAAFEVASKDDVVLFSPGGSSCEPYKNFEERGEAFKKEVEVFKKEYEQAPLV, from the coding sequence ATGCGTGTTGGAGTAGTTGGTTTTGGAAGAAGTGGCCAGGCTGCTTATAGATTGCTTAAGGATAAAGGCTTTGATGTATATGCTTTCGATGATAGGGCAGAACTTAAGGGTGCTAATCTATTTGGAAAAGGCAAGATAAATAAGTTCTTCGAGATATCATTTGATGAGGTTGTTCTAAGTCCTGGCGTAAAACCGTCGCACCCCTTTGTTAAGCACTGCCGGTCTAATCGAATAAAGCTTATAAGTGAACTTGAACTTGGATATAGGTACGCAAAAGGCAAGATAATAGCAATTACCGGCACCAACGGTAAATCAACTACGGTTGCTTTGGTAGAGCGAATTTTGAAGGGTGCATCAAAAAGGGTTATAGCGTGTGGCAACTACGGACTGCCTTTAAGCGAGGCTATTTATGAGAACGCTGAGTACTATGTCGTTGAGGCAAGTAGCTATCAGCTTGAGTTTATAGATAAGTTTAAACCTAATATAGCGGCTATATTAAATATAGCGTTTGATCATTTGAGCTGGCATGGTAGCATGGATAATTACATAGAAGCAAAGAAGAAAATATTCAAGAACCAATTGGAGGATGATTTTTTTATAAAAAATGATTCAGATAGCTATATATTTGATGGTAAGGCTAATCTGTTTTTGGTTTCAAAAAGAGATAGAAATGCCGATTGTTTTTTTGAGAAAAACGGGGTTATTGTAAATAGGCCTGAGTATCTAAGAATAGATAAAACAGGTTTGTTTGGCTCTAAAGTTTTTGAGAATATAGCTTTTGCCGCTTTGATTGGGCTTTTATGCGGAATTGAGAAAAAAACAATAAAGGAGGTGGTTGGAACCATGAGCAATTTGGAGCATAGGATAGAGTTTGTGGATGAGATTGATGGTGTTAAGTTTTACAACGACTCAAAGGCTACAAACTTAGATGCCGTTGAGGCTGCCATAAACTCGTTCGATGAGGGAATCAAAATTGTTATAATATTAGGTGGAAAACACAAGGGTGAATCATATTCAAGGCTTTTACCGCTTCTTGAAAAAAGGGCTAGGGCTGTAGTTGTTTACGGTGAGGATAGAAAGGTCATATTGAATGAGTTGGATGGGTTTTTGCCTGTTCCTTTGCCTGCTGTGAATATATGGGGCGCTGTAAGGGCTGCATTTGAGGTAGCCTCTAAAGATGATGTAGTTTTGTTTAGTCCAGGCGGTTCGAGTTGCGAGCCCTATAAGAATTTTGAAGAACGTGGAGAGGCCTTTAAAAAGGAAGTGGAAGTGTTTAAGAAGGAGTATGAACAAGCTCCCTTGGTTTAG
- a CDS encoding fumarylacetoacetate hydrolase family protein, producing the protein MKGLFFEDNLVCPSKVVCIARNYVEHIKELNNEQPGNITLFIKPNSSVSTQLFLPNFGECHYEAEISFLVKDGDFVGVGFGIDLTLRDVQSALKDKGLPWEKAKAFDNAAVFSDFVAIDKDDVDKLGIELYINDQLKQKGDVSLMINKPYEILNEAKKYFSFCDYDVLMTGTPKGVGRFNRGDRFLGRILLNDKAIIEKEWNVR; encoded by the coding sequence ATGAAAGGCTTATTTTTTGAGGATAACCTGGTGTGTCCAAGTAAGGTTGTATGTATAGCAAGAAACTATGTTGAACATATAAAGGAGTTGAACAACGAGCAGCCGGGGAATATTACACTATTTATAAAGCCCAATAGTTCTGTATCTACCCAGCTGTTTCTGCCGAATTTTGGCGAGTGTCATTATGAGGCTGAGATAAGTTTCCTTGTTAAGGATGGGGATTTTGTCGGTGTAGGTTTTGGAATTGATTTAACCTTGAGGGATGTGCAAAGCGCCTTGAAGGATAAGGGACTTCCTTGGGAGAAGGCCAAGGCTTTTGATAATGCTGCTGTCTTTAGCGATTTTGTAGCGATTGATAAAGACGATGTAGATAAACTCGGCATAGAGCTATACATAAACGATCAGCTAAAACAAAAGGGCGACGTCTCTTTAATGATAAACAAACCTTATGAGATATTGAATGAGGCAAAGAAGTATTTTAGCTTTTGTGATTATGATGTGTTAATGACAGGAACACCAAAGGGCGTTGGTAGGTTTAATAGAGGAGATAGGTTTTTGGGTAGGATTCTTCTAAATGATAAGGCAATAATTGAAAAAGAGTGGAACGTAAGATGA
- the murI gene encoding glutamate racemase, protein MIGVFDSGVGGLSVVKQLLKAFNSDIIYLGDTARLPYGTKSKETVLKYSIQNAEFLMRFNVDAIVVACNTASSVAIDVLKKKFNLPVFGVIEPAAKLAAKFEKVCVIGTTSTIQSNAYPKKIAKYNKGCRVTQRACPLFVPLVEEGWIYDDITYEVAKRYLYDLECDALILGCTHYPLLREIIQRVMGVGVSLIDSGEALVKGLKDFKDLFEGSGRLNCYTTDSEEKFAKLGSMFLGKQFNGVKLVDLG, encoded by the coding sequence TTGATAGGGGTATTTGATTCAGGAGTGGGCGGTTTAAGTGTAGTCAAGCAACTTCTAAAGGCATTTAACTCAGATATTATTTATTTAGGTGATACCGCCAGGCTGCCATACGGAACAAAATCAAAAGAAACGGTTTTGAAGTATTCGATTCAAAATGCTGAGTTTTTAATGAGGTTTAATGTCGATGCCATAGTTGTTGCTTGCAATACTGCAAGCAGTGTTGCTATAGATGTATTGAAAAAAAAATTTAACCTACCGGTGTTTGGTGTTATAGAACCTGCAGCAAAGCTTGCGGCTAAATTTGAAAAGGTTTGTGTGATAGGTACAACATCAACAATACAGAGCAATGCATACCCAAAAAAAATAGCCAAATACAACAAAGGCTGTAGGGTAACTCAAAGGGCATGCCCCTTATTTGTACCCTTGGTTGAAGAAGGATGGATCTATGATGATATAACCTACGAGGTTGCAAAGCGCTATCTATATGATTTGGAATGCGATGCATTGATTTTGGGCTGCACTCATTATCCGCTTCTTAGAGAAATAATTCAAAGAGTTATGGGTGTAGGAGTTAGTCTTATAGATAGTGGAGAGGCCTTGGTAAAGGGCCTTAAGGATTTTAAAGACTTGTTTGAAGGCAGTGGTAGACTGAATTGTTATACAACCGATTCAGAGGAGAAGTTTGCCAAACTCGGCAGCATGTTTCTGGGTAAACAGTTTAACGGCGTTAAGCTTGTTGATTTGGGGTAA
- a CDS encoding MBL fold metallo-hydrolase — protein sequence MLKITTLVENTAVRAKFRAEHGLSMLIEKDGETVLFDTGQTDALIHNAKLLGVDLSKIDKVILSHGHYDHVGGLKYLLDYTKPTIYAHPEIFRKRYSKLSDDGNLRYIGIEDREFFEKKGARFVLSEEPIEVAKGIWTSGFVKMTNDFESVDKNFVYEKDGELIKDEVEDDLSVFIEINGSLFVLFGCAHRGIINIMKQAESTFNKCILGFLGGTHLGPADEIQREKTIEALKEMDLRVMGPSHCTGLLMTSKMYCEFGDRVVFNNVGVITVVGG from the coding sequence ATGCTTAAGATAACAACGCTTGTTGAGAATACGGCTGTTAGGGCTAAATTTAGAGCGGAGCACGGGCTAAGCATGCTAATAGAGAAGGACGGTGAGACTGTTCTTTTTGATACTGGCCAAACCGATGCTTTGATTCATAATGCAAAGCTTTTAGGTGTGGATTTGTCAAAAATTGACAAAGTTATTCTATCGCATGGACATTATGATCATGTAGGGGGTCTTAAGTATTTGCTTGATTATACAAAACCAACTATCTATGCCCACCCTGAGATATTTAGAAAGAGGTATTCAAAACTCAGTGATGATGGAAACTTGAGATATATTGGTATAGAGGATAGGGAGTTCTTTGAAAAAAAAGGAGCCAGATTTGTTTTGAGTGAAGAGCCAATTGAGGTTGCAAAAGGTATTTGGACGAGTGGTTTTGTAAAAATGACAAACGATTTTGAAAGTGTGGATAAGAATTTTGTTTATGAGAAAGACGGAGAGCTTATTAAGGATGAGGTTGAAGATGATTTGAGTGTATTTATTGAAATTAATGGCTCTTTATTTGTATTATTTGGATGTGCACATAGAGGAATAATTAACATAATGAAGCAGGCAGAATCTACGTTCAATAAGTGTATCCTTGGCTTTTTGGGTGGTACACACTTAGGTCCTGCGGATGAGATTCAAAGAGAAAAAACAATAGAGGCTTTAAAGGAGATGGATTTAAGGGTTATGGGGCCTTCACATTGCACTGGCCTCTTAATGACATCTAAAATGTACTGCGAATTTGGCGATAGGGTCGTGTTTAACAATGTAGGTGTAATAACGGTTGTAGGGGGCTGA